A stretch of DNA from Maridesulfovibrio sp.:
TAGTGTGAATAGTCGATGTTGGCTTCCTGGGCCAGTCGGCCATAATAAAAATAGTTTGAATACGAAAAGAACAGATTGAGTCCTGTTTTTTGCTCAGCCTGTTTCAGGTTAATCCAGAAATCCTTTGAATCCGTATCAGGGAGTTCTGGAAGGTTAACTCTGCTATACTCACCTTTGTAAACGATGTTTTCATTCTGCTCTAAAACGAGCACCGTGTAATCTTTGCTGAAAACATCTATCATTCCCTGCAGGTACGGTTCAAACAGTTTGCCGCGCCCGATCAAAAGGACTGCTTCGTCTTTACTCATCTTCTTTTTCCGCTCCATCCAGATTCGTGATGTCGCTCTGCGCCTTATTGTAATCCGCGAGCTGTCCGATATCCAGCCAGTATTCCATTACCGGGAAGCTGGTAACCGTCTTGCCCATAGCTATCAGGGCTTCGATCAGGTCGGTCATGTTTGTGAATTCGTCCGGCTTGACCATTTTCTGGACTTCGGGTTCCAGCAGGTAGATACCCGCGTTGACCAGAAATTTCTGGACAGGTTTTTCCTTCAGGCGGCAGATATGTGCTCCCTCGCACTCGATTACACCGTAAGGTATCTGGAATTCATACTGGCGGACTCCAACCGTTAACACGGAATCATGTTCCCTGTGAAACGCGAGCATTGCATTGAAGTCCACCTGAGTGAGGATATCACCGTTGATTACAAGCAGCGGGGTGTCCGGTTCCTCAATAAGCGAAAGAGCTCCGGCAGTTCCAAGAGGTTTGTTTTCGGATACATAGTTTATACTGACGCCGAATTTGCTCCCATCACCGAAGTGCTCAATTATTTTTTCCGGCATATAGTGGGTTGTTACATCAATATTTTCGATATGCGCTTCTTTCAACTGGTCTATGATACGTTCAAGCAGAGGGCGGTCTCCAACCGGAAGCATCGGCTTTGGCAGGGTTTCGGTGAGAGGCCGAAGTCTGGTGCCGAATCCGCCTGCCATAACAACGGCCTTCATGGACGGTGTGCTTTCATTGCAAAAACACATGTTATGGCGAAGAAGTATATCCACAACACGTCCTTGGCTGTCCACTAGGGGCAACTGATCTACCGTGAAGCTCTTCCCGTGGTCCATAAGAGCCAGAACTTCTTCAGGACCGCATCCTGCTGGTGCTGTGAGCGGATCTGTGCAGGCAATCTCCATACATGAAGATTCGAAAGGTATGCCAGACAGAAAAGCCCTGCGTATGTCTCCATCAGTTACGACTCCTTCCAACCTGTAATCCGGGGTACAGACAGTGAGAATTCCTACCCCGGCTTTGTTAAGCTTTTCCAGGCACTCTTTTACGGAAGTTTCCGGGGAGATTGTGATGCTGCGAAGAAGTTCTGATCTGTTGCTCATCTGTATCCTGTCTCGGAGATTAAACCCCGATTATCCCGGCACCGCTGGGAATGTTGATGACCCTTTTCTCAAGGGACTCTGCTACGTTCATGTCGCTCTTCGGGCAGTTTTCGTACATGGGCAACCGGTGCATGGCCGTCCACAGCGGACGCGTCATGTAGGCGGCTCCGTTGGTGGCTTCAAGTATTGAATCCCTTTCAGCTTCAAATCCTTTTTCAAGGATGATTGTGCAGAACCAGTAGTTGCTGCTGCACTGCTCGGGATCTTTCAGGAAGCGGACTCCTTCAACGTTCGCAAATGCTTCAACATATTTTTCAGCCAGCTTGCGTTTGCTGAGAAGGATTTCATCCAGCTTTTCCATCTGCGCGCAGCCCAGAGCGGCATTGATGTTGGGCATACGGTAGTTGTAGCCGACCATGTCGTGGAAATATTCCCATTTGTGAGGGACTTTCGCAGTGGTGGTCAGGTACTTGCACAATGCGCCCAGTTCTTCGTCATCGGTAAGTATTGCTCCACCGCCGCCTGTGGTAATGGTCTTGTTTCCGTTGAAGCTGAGCGAGGCGACTTTGCCGAATCTGCCGCAGTGCTTGCCTTTGTAAAATGATCCGATAGCTTCCGCCGCATCCTCAACCATGGGGATGGAGTACTTTTCACAAACAGCCAGAAGTCCATCAATATCGGAAGGAATTCCAAAAACATGCATGGGAACCAGAGCGGAAATTCTGCGGCCTGTTTCCTTGTTGAAACATTCGCTGTCACGGATTTCGGCAAGGGTGCTCAGGTGTGCGTCGAGTTTGTCTGCGTCTATCCCCAGGGTTGTTTCCTCGGAATCAACTATGTGCGGTATCGCTCCGGTGTAGGCTACCGCGTTGGCGGTGGCCACAAAGGTCAGTCCGGGGATGATTACTTCGTCTCCGGCTTTGACTCCGCCAAGCATCAGGGCCATGTGCAGTGCTGCGGTGCCGTTGGTTACGGCCACAGCACGTTTTGCTCCGGTGTAATCGGCGAGCATTTCCTCGAACCGGTCCACAAATTTGCCCACGGAGGATACAAAGGTGGTCTCGATGCATTCCTTTGTATATGCCAGTTCATTTCCCGGAAATACCGGCTCGTGCAGGGGGAGGAATCCTCCGCCCTGCGGGAGCACGGTTTTCATCGCGTCAAGAATATTGTTTGCGAGGCTCATTTAATCTCTCTTGTGAGGGATGTTGTAGTACTGCTGCCCCTCGGGGTCGCTTATTATGCCGAGTTCGACGATTTCTTTGATCTCGCGCATTCCTTCAGGAACGGTTTTGGTTATTTTGAAACCGAGGCGTTCCCTGATCTTGTCGTGATTGGCGCGATAGTCGCGGGGATCTTCGTCTTTTTTGACGTATTTTATGTCCGCTGCCGGGAAGAGTTTGGACAATTCGTCAGCGAGCATTTTCTTGGTATAGTTTTCCGCGGTGTCTCCTACGTTGAAGACATCGTAGGCAACCTTTTCCTTGGGGGCTTCAAGAACGGTCATCATCGCGTTGGTGAAATCAGCCACGTGGCAGTAGGGACGCCAGAACTGTTCTCCGAAAATAACCAGTTCCTTTTTCAGGGCGAGATCCTTAGTGAATTCGTTTACAGTCAGGTCGAAGCGCATGCGGTGGGACATGCCGTAAACAGTGGAGAACCTGAGTGATGTGGGGCAGAAAGCATCGCTCTTTTCCATCTCTTCAAGGAAGTATTTTTCGAATTTGACCTTGAGTTCAGCGTAAAGGGAAACCGGAGCCAGCGGAGTTGTCTCCACCACGTAGCCTTCAGGATCGGGCATCTTGCCGTAGTTGGAGCAGGTGGATGCGAATATGAAGCGTTCAATGCCAAGTTCCACACATTTGTCTGCAAGGTATACGGAAGCTCCCCAGTTGGTGCGCTTTGCCTCGTCGGAGTAAAGCTTGCAGGCCGGATCACCTACGATTGCCGCAAGATGGATAACGCCGTGCAGGTTGCTTTCAGCCATGATTTTATCCATGAGAGAAGCATCTGCAACATCCACTTTATGAAAAGTGAAATTGGGATGATCATATATATCGATCAGCGACTCGCCACCGAATTTGAGGGTATCAACGCAGACTACACCGTAGCCGTCGTTGAGCAGGCGGCGCAGAAGAATGGATCCTACATATCCGGCTCCGCCGGTGACAAGAATGTTTTTCATTTTGGCTCCTTGAAAAGTTTTTATTTATTCCCTGCTTGCAGGGGGGTGACTACGGCCGGTGATCCTTTTGCTACACAGTCGGCCGGGACATCCTTCAATACAAGTGAATTACTGCCGATAACCGCATTATCGCCTATGGTCAATTCTCCCAGAATCAGTGAGTTGGCAAACATGGTGACACCATTTCCGATGACGCTTCCTTTGCCATCGTCTTTTTTGTGCCCTATGGTGCATCCTTGATATATGGTAAGTCCTTTACCAATGGTATTTCTGCTGCCGATAACAGTACCCAGTCCATGCAGGATCAGCAGCCCCTCATCTATTTTTGAAGAGAAATAAAGCTCACAGCAACAGACTTCCCTCATCACCCAGTGCAGACAGCGCAGCACAGGGTGGTCCGGGGTTTTTTCGTAGAGGATTCTTCCAAGCCTGTACAGATACACAGGCAGTTCGTTTCTGTTGGCGGAGATTCTGGCAAAGACCTCTTCGGCAGTTATGTCATAATGATATTTCGAGTCCGCGACAGATTGATCCGCAGCATTCTTGATAATACCCGGATCAAGGAGCTTTGCATCGAAACCATAAGCCCTTGACAGGATGAAAGTCGTGAAGTCATGCAATCCTGTCGTGTGGTTGCTCATCTTATAGATTCCTTTTGTTCAGCATAAATTCTGCGTACTCAAAATCGTCTATGGAATCAATATCCGCTGAATATCGCCGTTCCATTTTATAACCGTACGTCTTCGGGCCGTAAAAGTCTCTAGTGAGCAGTTTTTCAAAACTAAGGACGAATACCGCGCCGTTTGGCAGATATTTGGGGCTCACACCCTGTCTGTTGTCGTTGGAGGCTTCATCAAATTCCTTGTTGATGCTGGTCAGCACCCCGTTTTCATCCATTCCTTTCACCCATTCAATCGGGTGGGGAAGTTCGCAGACACCGATAACCGCTTCCGCCTTTTTAGCGTGAAAAAGTTCAATTGCCCCGTCTATGTGTTCCGGCAGGCGCAAAGGTGAAGTCGGTTGCAGAATGCATAGTTCGTTTATGTCGTACCCGAACTCGCTGTTTAATCTGTTGACGGTGTAGATGTACGCGTCGTCCGCAATGGCTGTGTCCGAGGCGAGTTCCGCAGGACGCATGAAAGGAACCGAGGCACCGAATTTTGCCGCGATGCCGGCGATTTCATCATCATCGGTCGAGAGGATGATTTTATCAATGTGCCTGGCTGCGAGTGCGGCTTCCACCGTCCATCCGATCAGTGGTTTGCCCTGCAACGGTCTTATGTTCTTGCCGGGGAGGCCTTTGGAGCCTCCCCGCGCAGGGATTATCGCGATCATTTACCGCAGGTCCTCAAAGTTGACCGGGCGGTCGGCGTCGATATCTTTTGCCGCAGCCCTGCCGATGACCAGTTCCAGGTATTCCGGTTTGATGCCGGTCTGGGGGCGTTTGAAATCGATATTTTCAATGGTGACGATTTCGCCTTTTTTAAGCGGGGTTCTCAGAACAACGCTCTTTTTGAAGTCAACGATCTGTTTCTTTTCCCGTTCCGACACGACTCTTTTGTAGGAGCCGAGTGCCGTATGGATGCGTTTTGTTTCTTCAACAATGATTTTGAGCTCTTCCGGATTGGCGGATACGGCGTGGTCCCATCCTTCCATGTCCTTGTCCATGGTGAAGTGCTTTTCGATAACCGAAGCTCCCATTGCCGCGGCAGCGAGGGGGATAGAGTAGCCGAGGGTGTGGTCGGAATACCCGATGGGGAAATCGAAAAGACTTTTGAGCATGCTGATGTTCTTGAGGTTCACTTCCGCATCTTCTGGAGGATAGAGGGAAACGCAGTGCAGGATTACAAGCTGATCGTTGCCGTTTTCAGTCAGGATTTCAACTGCGTTTTCTATTTCGGCAAGTTTTGCAAGCCCTGTGGACAGAATCATTGGCAATTTCTTGGATGCTATATATTTGAGGAAGGGAATGCTTGTAACATCCTGGGAAGCGATCTTGATAAACTTCATCCCGCATTTTTCAATAAGGAAATCCAGTTCTACCTCGTTTTCGGGGGTGCAGCAGAAATCAATCTTTTTTTCCGCGCAATATCTTGCGAGTTCAATGAGGTCGTCCCTGTCCAGGCTGTACCTGCAGACATCCTCTTTCAGTCCTGGATTGTTTTCGTAGACCGTAGTGGAGCAGCACGATTCTACGGTAAAAGCCTGGAATTTTGCGCAATCGCAGCCCAGATCAATACATTTGTCCACCATTGTCTTGGCCAGCGCAAGGTCACCGTTGTGGTTGGCACCTATTTCGCTGATAATGTACGGACAACTTTCCTGAGTAATTTCACCGGAGCCCAATTTAACTGTAATCATGATTGTTTTCCTTGTATCAGTTTTTGGGCCACGCGGGTTGCGCCATGCCCGTCGATTAATTTTTTGCCTACGGCGGAGAGCCTAGGAATATCTTTAAAAAAGGAGTCACTAAAGCAGCCTGCAACAGAAGACAAGTCCGGATACAGGCCCAGATTGGGAAATCCTGATTTTTTTTCCAGATTATCCGCGTTTGCCAGTTGAACCTTGTTCTGGACGATATTCACTACCGGTACGCCCATGTGCAGCGCCTCGAAACAGGTGTTGTTGCAACAGGCGATCAGCAGGTCGTTCATCCCTATGAAATCATAGATTGATTCAAAGTTGGAGTAGTGAAAATGGAGATTCTCCGGGACGCTGCCTTCAAAATGTTCATCAATGAAGCTTTTAAACTCGAATTGGCTGCCTATGAGAATATTGAATTCGAATTTGTCCAGAAGGCTGGCCTGTTCCAGCCTGTATATCGTAAAGAAAAGGTTGTTGGTCTCATCCAGTGCTCCAAAGAATATCCCTATGGTAGAGACATGCGTGACATTTCGTTTGGCTCGCCCGTTCAGGCCGGGAACAATAAATAGTTCAAGCCCTGCGTGTAAGTCCTTAGCCTTTTTCTGAACGGCGAATGGAGCTATTATTTCCACATCTTGAAAAAGCTCAGGGTCGCGCAGGTCGGTCCACCAGAATGTTTTAAGTCCTTCAACCATGGGCAAAAAACGCTTGAGATAACCGGGATCATTTGTGTCGATGATCATCGTTCCGTTTTCAGGTATGGCGTCGATTACGGGGTGCCGCATTGTTTCGCCGACAAGTGATTTTTCAAGGATAAAGGCTGTGGAAAATCCATTCTCCTTTAAAATATCAGCTACTACCTGACAGCGGTATAGGTGCCCCCGACCATGATCCTGTGGAATGAAACAGAACATCTATTTACGCTCCAGACAGATATCAAAGGCATATTTATGCTGAACGAGTTTCTTGTCGGGATTTTTGAATTCAATCCTGTACCTGTCGGACAGAATGTCAAAATCCCTTTCATCAAACCAGGTCATTCTTTTTTCCCAGATTTCCTGCTTTTTTTTAAGTTCGTCCTTATCGGTAATAAAGTTTTCGTACCCTTTGATATAAGAATCTTTAAGGGCAATATCGGGTACATGTCCGATATAGGCCTTTTCTATGTCGGAGCCGTTCAGCTTTCGCATGAAATCCTTGGCGGTTTCCTTGTCTATGTACTGAAAAACAGCCCCGATGATGAGCTTGTTGAAGCCGGAAAG
This window harbors:
- a CDS encoding nucleotidyltransferase family protein, whose protein sequence is MSNRSELLRSITISPETSVKECLEKLNKAGVGILTVCTPDYRLEGVVTDGDIRRAFLSGIPFESSCMEIACTDPLTAPAGCGPEEVLALMDHGKSFTVDQLPLVDSQGRVVDILLRHNMCFCNESTPSMKAVVMAGGFGTRLRPLTETLPKPMLPVGDRPLLERIIDQLKEAHIENIDVTTHYMPEKIIEHFGDGSKFGVSINYVSENKPLGTAGALSLIEEPDTPLLVINGDILTQVDFNAMLAFHREHDSVLTVGVRQYEFQIPYGVIECEGAHICRLKEKPVQKFLVNAGIYLLEPEVQKMVKPDEFTNMTDLIEALIAMGKTVTSFPVMEYWLDIGQLADYNKAQSDITNLDGAEKEDE
- a CDS encoding LegC family aminotransferase encodes the protein MSLANNILDAMKTVLPQGGGFLPLHEPVFPGNELAYTKECIETTFVSSVGKFVDRFEEMLADYTGAKRAVAVTNGTAALHMALMLGGVKAGDEVIIPGLTFVATANAVAYTGAIPHIVDSEETTLGIDADKLDAHLSTLAEIRDSECFNKETGRRISALVPMHVFGIPSDIDGLLAVCEKYSIPMVEDAAEAIGSFYKGKHCGRFGKVASLSFNGNKTITTGGGGAILTDDEELGALCKYLTTTAKVPHKWEYFHDMVGYNYRMPNINAALGCAQMEKLDEILLSKRKLAEKYVEAFANVEGVRFLKDPEQCSSNYWFCTIILEKGFEAERDSILEATNGAAYMTRPLWTAMHRLPMYENCPKSDMNVAESLEKRVINIPSGAGIIGV
- a CDS encoding NAD(P)-dependent oxidoreductase translates to MKNILVTGGAGYVGSILLRRLLNDGYGVVCVDTLKFGGESLIDIYDHPNFTFHKVDVADASLMDKIMAESNLHGVIHLAAIVGDPACKLYSDEAKRTNWGASVYLADKCVELGIERFIFASTCSNYGKMPDPEGYVVETTPLAPVSLYAELKVKFEKYFLEEMEKSDAFCPTSLRFSTVYGMSHRMRFDLTVNEFTKDLALKKELVIFGEQFWRPYCHVADFTNAMMTVLEAPKEKVAYDVFNVGDTAENYTKKMLADELSKLFPAADIKYVKKDEDPRDYRANHDKIRERLGFKITKTVPEGMREIKEIVELGIISDPEGQQYYNIPHKRD
- a CDS encoding serine acetyltransferase — its product is MSNHTTGLHDFTTFILSRAYGFDAKLLDPGIIKNAADQSVADSKYHYDITAEEVFARISANRNELPVYLYRLGRILYEKTPDHPVLRCLHWVMREVCCCELYFSSKIDEGLLILHGLGTVIGSRNTIGKGLTIYQGCTIGHKKDDGKGSVIGNGVTMFANSLILGELTIGDNAVIGSNSLVLKDVPADCVAKGSPAVVTPLQAGNK
- a CDS encoding acylneuraminate cytidylyltransferase family protein, whose amino-acid sequence is MIAIIPARGGSKGLPGKNIRPLQGKPLIGWTVEAALAARHIDKIILSTDDDEIAGIAAKFGASVPFMRPAELASDTAIADDAYIYTVNRLNSEFGYDINELCILQPTSPLRLPEHIDGAIELFHAKKAEAVIGVCELPHPIEWVKGMDENGVLTSINKEFDEASNDNRQGVSPKYLPNGAVFVLSFEKLLTRDFYGPKTYGYKMERRYSADIDSIDDFEYAEFMLNKRNL
- a CDS encoding N-acetylneuraminate synthase family protein, translating into MITVKLGSGEITQESCPYIISEIGANHNGDLALAKTMVDKCIDLGCDCAKFQAFTVESCCSTTVYENNPGLKEDVCRYSLDRDDLIELARYCAEKKIDFCCTPENEVELDFLIEKCGMKFIKIASQDVTSIPFLKYIASKKLPMILSTGLAKLAEIENAVEILTENGNDQLVILHCVSLYPPEDAEVNLKNISMLKSLFDFPIGYSDHTLGYSIPLAAAAMGASVIEKHFTMDKDMEGWDHAVSANPEELKIIVEETKRIHTALGSYKRVVSEREKKQIVDFKKSVVLRTPLKKGEIVTIENIDFKRPQTGIKPEYLELVIGRAAAKDIDADRPVNFEDLR
- a CDS encoding class I SAM-dependent methyltransferase, which produces MSDYWKKEWESIASADNDFAMLGRNGFRFSDLTIYLGEINAALKVCPEDSILDLGCSNGMICAFMSPFCKRITGFDYSENLIKVAKRYYRDIKNISFECRALADADLSGFNKLIIGAVFQYIDKETAKDFMRKLNGSDIEKAYIGHVPDIALKDSYIKGYENFITDKDELKKKQEIWEKRMTWFDERDFDILSDRYRIEFKNPDKKLVQHKYAFDICLERK